Proteins encoded within one genomic window of Nitrospina gracilis 3/211:
- a CDS encoding glycosyltransferase family 2 protein: MPDTDKLMGDHPTISVIMPALNEEAHIALALQNTLDALDHFSIPGEIIAVNDGSRDRTPQIVEEFMARDPRVRVIHHEKPRGIGASFWEGVDDAANEIVIMLPGDNENDPWEIMQYIRLLEHVDIVIPFVYNRGVRSVFRNILSFVYRSVINSTFMVNFNYTNGTVLYRKCILKELEYRSASFFFQTDILIRAVKKGYLFAEVPYRLGLRLEGKSKAVSYPSLLRVARGYLRLVRDFYFSKKSKVAKDEFVAGSSTSRRYATENTLYKVKK; the protein is encoded by the coding sequence ATGCCGGATACAGACAAGCTTATGGGGGATCATCCGACGATCAGCGTCATCATGCCGGCGCTGAACGAGGAAGCGCACATCGCGCTTGCCTTGCAGAATACGCTGGATGCGCTGGACCACTTTTCCATTCCCGGCGAGATCATTGCCGTCAATGACGGTAGCCGCGACCGCACGCCGCAAATCGTCGAGGAGTTCATGGCTCGCGACCCGCGCGTGCGGGTGATCCATCACGAAAAACCGCGCGGCATCGGTGCATCCTTCTGGGAAGGGGTGGACGACGCGGCCAATGAAATCGTCATCATGCTTCCCGGCGACAACGAAAACGATCCCTGGGAAATCATGCAGTACATCCGCCTGCTGGAGCACGTGGACATCGTCATCCCCTTTGTGTACAACCGCGGCGTGCGCAGCGTCTTCCGTAATATCCTTTCGTTTGTATACCGCAGTGTCATCAACTCCACCTTCATGGTCAATTTCAACTACACCAACGGCACCGTGCTCTACCGCAAATGCATCCTGAAAGAACTCGAATACCGGAGCGCCAGCTTTTTCTTCCAGACCGACATCCTGATCCGTGCGGTGAAAAAGGGATACCTGTTTGCGGAAGTGCCGTACCGGCTGGGCCTGCGGCTGGAAGGGAAGTCCAAGGCGGTGTCCTATCCGTCACTTCTGCGTGTGGCGCGAGGCTATCTCCGTCTGGTGCGGGATTTCTATTTCAGCAAGAAAAGCAAGGTGGCCAAGGACGAATTTGTCGCGGGCAGTTCGACCTCGCGTCGCTACGCCACCGAAAACACCTTGTATAAAGTTAAAAAGTAA